From Cannabis sativa cultivar Pink pepper isolate KNU-18-1 chromosome 8, ASM2916894v1, whole genome shotgun sequence, a single genomic window includes:
- the LOC115700540 gene encoding lysine histidine transporter 1, which produces MGTQAPTNQTNYGDQDDEKIRRQKAIDDWLPITSSRNAKWWYSAFHNVTAMVGAGVLSLPYAMAHLGWGPGVAVLILSWIITLYTLWQMVEMHEMVPGKRFDRYHELGQHAFGEKLGLYIVVPQQLIVEVSVNIVYMVTGGKSLKKFHDVVCKDCKDIKLTYFIMIFASVHFVLSHLPNFNSISGVSLCAAVMSLSYSTIAWSASVDKGVQSDVDYSYKATTNTGVVLDFFTALGDVAFAYAGHNVVLEIQATIPSTPEKPSKGPMWRGVIVAYIVVALCYFPVALIGYWIFGNQVEDNILISLEKPAWLIGMANLFVVVHVIGSYQIYAMPVFDMIETVLVKKLNFRPTFMLRFITRNLYVALTMFIGMTFPFFGGLLGFFGGFAFAPTTYFLPCIMWLSIYKPKRFGLSWWANWTCIVFGVLLMTLAPIGGLRQIIISSKGYKFYS; this is translated from the exons GATGATGAAAAAATAAGAAGGCAGAAAGCCATAGACGATTGGCTACCAATCACATCTTCAAGGAATGCAAAATGGTGGTACTCTGCTTTCCACAATGTCACTGCCATGGTTGGAGCTGGTGTTCTCAGTCTCCCTTATGCTATGGCACATCTAGGCTG GGGACCTGGTGTTGCAGTACTAATCCTCTCATGGATCATAACATTGTACACACTATGGCAAATGGTTGAAATGCATGAAATGGTTCCGGGTAAGCGATTCGACAGATATCACGAATTGGGTCAGCATGCATTTGGGGAAAAGCTTGGTCTTTACATTGTTGTGCCTCAACAGCTCATTGTTGAAGTTAGTGTCAACATTGTTTACATGGTCACTGGTGGAAAATCACTAAAGAAGTTTCATGATGTTGTTTGCAAAGATTGTAAAGACATCAAATTGACTTACTTCATTATGATCTTTGCCTCTGTTCACTTTGTACTCTCGCATCTCCCTAACTTCAACTCCATCTCTGGTGTTTCATTGTGTGCGGCTGTTATGTCTTTGAGTTACTCCACCATTGCCTGGTCAGCTTCTGTTGATAAGGGTGTTCAGAGTGATGTAGATTATAGCTACAAGGCGACAACTAACACGGGTGTTGTGTTAGACTTCTTTACTGCATTAGGAGATGTTGCATTTGCCTATGCTGGTCACAATGTGGTGCTCGAGATTCAAGCTACAATTCCATCAACACCCGAGAAACCTTCTAAGGGTCCAATGTGGAGAGGAGTTATTGTGGCTTATATAGTGGTTGCATTGTGTTATTTCCCAGTTGCTTTGATTGGTTATTGGATTTTTGGTAACCAAGTTGAAGATAACATTCTTATCTCATTGGAGAAACCTGCTTGGTTGATTGGAATGGCTAACCTTTTCGTTGTTGTCCATGTTATTGGAAGCTATCAG ATTTATGCAATGCCCGTATTCGACATGATAGAAACTGTTCTTGTTAAGAAGCTTAACTTCAGGCCAACTTTCATGCTTCGTTTCATTACTCGAAACCTCTATGTTG CATTGACTATGTTTATAGGCATGACTTTCCCTTTCTTTGGTGGTCTTCTTGGATTTTTTGGTGGATTTGCTTTTGCCCCAACAACTTACTTT CTCCCTTGCATAATGTGGCTTTCTATCTACAAACCAAAAAGATTTGGCTTGTCTTGGTGGGCTAATTGG ACTTGCATTGTATTTGGAGTACTTTTGATGACTTTAGCACCAATTGGAGGACTCAGACAAATCATAATCAGCTCCAAAGGCTACAAGTTTTACTCTTAA
- the LOC115700539 gene encoding lysine histidine transporter 1, protein MESQDFSDQNLDKTSNTLSSKTDQELLKDVNLDKQKDIDDWLPITSSRNAKWWYAAFHNVTAMVGAGVLSLPFAMSQLGWGPGVVIMILSWVITLFTLWQMVQMHEMVPGRRFDRYHELGQYAFGEKLGLWIVVPQQLICEVGVDIVYMVTGGKSLQKVYLSVCEHKKCTHINLTEFIMIFASCHFFLAHLPNFNSISGVSLAAAVMSLSYSTIAWGASVHRGVQPDVTYNSRASNTKDGVFNFLSALGDVAFAYAGHNVVLEIQATIPSTPEKPSKGPMWNGVLIAYLVVALCYFPVAFIGYYVFGDKIDDNILITLEKPKWLIITANMFVVVHVIGSYQLYAMPVFDMIETVLVKKLKFRPTWYLRFISRNVYVGFTMFIGMTFPFFGGLLGFFGGFAFSPTTYFLPCIMWLAIYKPKKFSPSWLINWICITLGVLLMILSPIGGMATIVKQAKDYKFYS, encoded by the exons ATGGAAAGTCAAGATTTTTCAGATCAAAACTTGGACAAGACCTCTAACACCCTCAGCAGT AAAACTGATCAAGAATTGTTGAAAGATGTAAACTTGGATAAGCAAAAGGATATTGATGATTGGCTTCCAATTACTTCATCAAGAAATGCAAAATGGTGGTATGCTGCTTTCCACAATGTCACTGCCATGGTAGGAGCTGGTGTTCTAAGTCTTCCTTTCGCCATGTCACAACTCGGGTG GGGACCTGGAGTGGTGATTATGATACTCTCATGGGTTATCACTCTCTTCACCTTATGGCAAATGGTTCAAATGCATGAAATGGTGCCTGGGAGAAGGTTTGACAGATACCATGAGTTGGGTCAGTATGCATTTGGTGAGAAGCTTGGGCTATGGATTGTGGTGCCTCAGCAACTAATTTGTGAAGTTGGGGTGGACATAGTTTACATGGTGACAGGAGGAAAATCTCTGCAGAAAGTTTACCTTTCAGTCTGCGAACACAAAAAATGCACTCATATCAATCTCACCGAGTTCATTATGATCTTCGCCTCTTGTCATTTTTTTCTTGCTCATCTTCCCAACTTCAACTCCATCTCCGGTGTCTCTTTAGCGGCCGCAGTCATGTCTTTAAG TTACTCTACAATTGCATGGGGGGCTTCAGTGCATAGGGGTGTTCAACCAGATGTTACATACAACAGCAGAGCATCAAACACAAAAGATGGAGTGTTTAACTTCCTGAGTGCATTGGGAGATGTGGCTTTCGCCTATGCAGGGCACAATGTGGTGTTGGAGATCCAGGCAACCATACCTTCAACACCAGAAAAGCCATCTAAAGGTCCTATGTGGAATGGAGTCCTCATAGCCTATTTAGTAGTGGCATTGTGCTATTTCCCGGTAGCATTCATTGGATACTATGTGTTTGGTGACAAAATCGACGACAACATTTTGATCACATTAGAAAAACCCAAATGGCTAATCATAACGGCAAACATGTTTGTTGTTGTCCATGTTATCGGAAGCTACCAG CTATATGCAATGCCAGTATTTGATATGATCGAAACCGTATtggtgaagaaactgaaatttagGCCTACTTGGTACCTTCGGTTCATCTCTAGGAATGTATACGTTG GATTCACAATGTTCATTGGTATGACCTTCCCTTTCTTTGGTGGTCTATTGGGATTCTTTGGAGGCTTTGCTTTCTCCCCCACAACATACTTC CTCCCTTGCATTATGTGGCTTGCAATTTACAAACCAAAGAAGTTCAGCCCGTCTTGGTTGATAAACTGG ATATGCATCACATTGGGAGTTCTTTTAATGATTCTATCACCCATTGGAGGCATGGCAACCATCGTTAAACAAGCTAAGGACTACAAGTTTTACTCTTAG